A window of Castanea sativa cultivar Marrone di Chiusa Pesio chromosome 1, ASM4071231v1 contains these coding sequences:
- the LOC142609156 gene encoding uncharacterized protein LOC142609156 isoform X1: MAEVKRWSVTYTKHVRQKRKVYQDGFLDLHFSTNKVMLYDDCEKLLECRILKKEEAVSCGETLTFNAYLIDVGEPEGDHKPTISGLNCQGRDEKITEKPSHWHGQKFRNHSVSFDRKNNVEMNKARPTLSPSQKIIREFKKRELHKYKSPQSSPDTKKPSATEWQVLYTTQVTQKAKKYHDGFLRLPTGGTVGKQVMLFDASRKLLDSRFLKKDEVIRSGESVAFDGHLVEVGELDGDHKPLMDLNVQGNNLNVVKKNGIMYGQENCINLNKPVGQEFKKSELDKYGAPKSSQDTENTSLTEWQVLYTTQLTQKAKKYHDGFLGLAISGSLGRQVLLYDASRKLIDSRFLKKGEAIRSGESIAFDAHLIDIGEPEGNHKSPADLIHLNIQGKDGNVIKKSGLMQGQQDCHKDRKSIVKEWHALYTSQITQKAKKYHNGILKIAFCGSFRMQVTLLNEDKTILSSKFLSLSEDVRMGSLLELPKYLVEVGEPYVSPEGAQQINAHLEKDLDSKFGISSVDEIKLSSRVPTDKPLRDAHKILSFLQKPTAWESNVVGNMDDCKIEPASSTKGHRVSDAIVLDSPEDGEIVRPSWQCHESTQNAGVVESSQNLGMGESSKNIGIGNSPDLMSWEAISSCNGSELSKGVNHGNSHQPRSDKVEADAKWCDGDFAFGKSSFTASASHGLIDDVRKTSMEHTCTREIDECPSFDLGF, from the exons GTCATGCTCTACGATGATTGCGAGAAGCTATTGGAATGCAGGATCTTGAAGAAGGAGGAAGCAGTTAGCTGTGGTGAAACACTGACATTCAATGCATATCTCATTGATGTTGGCGAACCCGAGGGTGATCATAAGCCTACAATATCTGGTTTGAATTGTCAAGGAAGAGATGAGAAAATCACTGAGAAACCGAGTCATTGGCATGGACAAAAGTTCAGGAATCATTCGGTTTCTTTTG ATAGAAAGAACAATGTGGAGATGAACAAAGCAAGGCCAACTTTGAGCCCGTCACAGAAGATTATTAGAG AGTTTAAGAAGAGAGAACTGCACAAGTATAAATCACCACAGAGTAGTCCAGATACAAAAAAACCAAGCGCAACAG AATGGCAGGTTCTGTACACTACACAAGTAACTCAAAAGGCCAAAAAGTATCATGATGGATTTCTACGACTTCCAACAGGCGGAACTGTTGGGAAGCAG GTGATGCTATTTGATGCAAGCAGAAAACTATTAGATAGCAGGTTCCTTAAGAAAGATGAAGTAATAAGATCTGGTGAATCAGTAGCTTTTGATGGTCATTTGGTTGAAGTTGGAGAACTTGATGGAGACCATAAACCTCTCATGGATTTGAATGTTCAAGGAAACAATCTCAATGTTGTTAAGAAAAATGGGATAATGTATGGACAAGAGAACTGTATTAACCTCAATAAACCTGTTGGCCAAG AGTTCAAGAAGAGTGAACTGGACAAGTATGGAGCACCGAAGAGTAGTCAAGATACCGAAAATACTAGTTTAACAG AATGGCAGGTCCTGTACACTACACAATTAACTCAAAAAGCCAAGAAGTATCATGACGGTTTCTTGGGACTTGCAATTTCCGGCTCCCTGGGGAGGCAG GTGTTGCTATATGATGCAAGTAGGAAACTTATAGATAGCAGGTTTCTGAAGAAAGGTGAAGCTATAAGATCTGGTGAATCAATAGCATTTGATGCTCATTTGATTGACATTGGAGAACCTGAAGGAAACCATAAATCTCCAGCAGATTTGATTCATTTGAATATTCAAGGGAAAGATGGAAATGTCATTAAAAAATCAGGGTTAATGCAGGGGCAACAGGATTGTCATAAAGACAGAAAATCCATTGTAAAGG AATGGCATGCTCTATATACTAGTCAGATAACTCAAAAGGCCAAGAAATATCACAATGGAATCCTCAAAATTGCCTTTTGTGGCTCTTTCCGGATGCAG GTTACCTTACTGAATGAAGATAAAACCATCCTGAGCAGTAAATTCCTCAGTTTATCAGAAGATGTGAGAATGGGAAGTTTGCTGGAACTACCAAAATATTTGGTGGAGGTTGGTGAGCCATATGTAAGTCCTGAAG GGGCACAGCAAATCAATGCACATTTAGAAAAAGATTTAGATTCAAAATTTGGCATCTCTAGTGTAGATGAGATCAAATTAAGCAGCAGAGTACCTACAGACAAGCCTTTGCGTGATG CCCATAAAATCTTGTCTTTCCTCCAAAAACCTACGGCTTGGGAAAGCAATGTTGTAGGCAATATGGATGACTGCAAAATTGAACCAGCTTCCTCTACTAAGGGACATCGAGTTTCAGATGCTATTGTACTGGATTCTCCTGAAGATGGTGAAATCGTGAGACCATCTTGGCAATGTCATGAATCAACTCAAAATGCAGGTGTCGTGGAATCAAGTCAAAATTTAGGCATGGGAGAATCAAGTAAAAATATTGGCATTGGGAATTCCCCTGATCTTATGTCTTGGGAAG CAATATCTAGTTGTAATGGCAGTGAATTGTCCAAGGGTGTCAACCATGGAAACTCCCACCAG CCTCGTTCAGACAAAGTTGAAGCTGACGCCAAGTGGTGTGATGGAGATTTTGCTTTTGGTAAATCAAGCTTCACTGCTTCTGCTTCTCATGGTCTTATTGATGATGTAAGGAAGACTTCTATGGAGCATACATGTACAAGGGAAATAGATGAATGTCCTAGTTTTGATCtaggattttga
- the LOC142641341 gene encoding protein ABIL2-like isoform X1, giving the protein MTQQAKNTLFMESVDSSSYVSAKPESSHHDELFMQQRLHFSDSLKDLKNLRKQLYSAAEHFEVSYSKEDQNYMQITPRVVESLKDYVIKALVNTVDHMGSLAYKVNGFLDASICELSRTELRLSCNEQRIGTCQCFIDHGGLFQQSLALRFPKHHKRYILPAGATTDAVDQSQAMHHIAKEDFCQFRSAAQETTSEISPTAVRKGHSVIRSAQSSSRPGTFQFTKVASKKALENRAVSPYRFSFLRSGSLVKKSSAINSYTANQRFPSEPRRQISLPVHVEQVGTKDIGQHSGKTNRLFKALLSMNKSKREGVLYKYLDEN; this is encoded by the exons ATGACTCAG cagGCCAAAAATACTCTTTTCATGGAAAGTGTGGATTCTTCCTCTTATGTTTCTGCAAAGCCAGAATCTTCCCATCATGATGAACTCTTCATGCAGCAAAGATTGCACTTTTCAGATAGTCTCAAG GACTTGAAGAATCTGAGGAAACAGTTGTACTCAGCAGCAGAGCATTTTGAAGTATCTTACAGTAAAGAAGATcaaaattacatgcaaatcacCCCaag AGTTGTGGAAAGCTTGAAAGATTATGTCATTAAAGCTTTGGTGAATACCGTGGACCACATGGGTTCTTTGGCATACAAGGTTAATGGATTTTTGGATGCAAGTATCTGTGAGCTATCTAGAACTGAGCTTAGGTTGTCTTGCAATGAACAG AGAATCGGAACATGCCAATGCTTCATTGATCATGGGGGCCTTTTCCAACAATCATTAGCACTAAGATTTCCAAAGCATCATAAGCGGTACATCCTACCAG CTGGGGCAACCACGGATGCTGTTGACCAGTCTCAAGCTATGCATCACATTGCTAAAGAGGACTTCTGTCAGTTTAGAAGTG CTGCTCAGGAAACAACCAGTGAGATCTCTCCAACAGCAGTCAG AAAAGGGCACTCTGTGATAAGGTCTGCACAATCTTCCTCAAGACCTGGAACTTTCCAATTCACAAAAGTTGCATCCAAGAAAGCACTCG AGAATCGAGCAGTCTCACCatatcgcttttctttcttacGTTCTGGATCACTTGTTAAGAAATCAAGTGCTATAAACTCATATACTGCCAATCAACGG TTCCCATCAGAGCCCCGGAGACAAATTTCATTGCCTGTTCATGTTGAACAAGTTGGGACTAAAGATATTGGACAACATTCTGGAAAAACCAATCGGCTGTTTAAGGCCTTGCTTAGCATGAACAAGTCTAAAAGGGAAGGTGTACTGTACAAATACTTGgatgagaattga
- the LOC142612903 gene encoding 26S proteasome non-ATPase regulatory subunit 8 homolog A-like — MDPKLTEVSQLFERFKAAFLRNDFDTCTRLLSQLKVLLTQFRSLPPLFEATPNAIHELNLARDIYEHAVVLSVKTEDQDAFERDFFQLKPYYTDAGNRLPPSPQEHPILGLNLLRLLVQNRIAEFHTELELLSSAALENPCIKHAVELEQSFMEGAYNRVLSARQTVPHETYVYFMDLLAKTVRDEISGCSEKAYDFLAISDAQKMLLFSSEQELLEYIKEEHSEWEIKNGFVYLQKAKESTPCKEIPSLQLINQTLSYARELERIV; from the exons ATGGATCCCAAGCTCACAGAGGTCTCTCAGCTCTTCGAACGCTTCAAAGCTGCGTTTTTAAGGAACGACTTCGATACCTGCACTAGACTCCTCTCACAACtcaag GTCTTGCTGACACAATTCAGAAGCCTACCGCCATTGTTTGAAGCAACGCCCAATGCAATTCATGAATTGAATTTAGCAA GGGATATATACGAGCATGCCGTTGTTCTCAGTGTGAAGACGGAGGACCAGGATGCATTTGAGAGGGATTTCTTTCAGTTGAAGCCTTATTACACAGATGCTGG CAACCGTCTTCCACCATCTCCTCAGGAGCATCCAATCTTAGGACTCAACCTATTGAGGCTCCTTGTTCAGAATAGAATAGCTGAATTCCATACTGAACTTGAACTTCTTTCCTCTGCTGCTTTGGAGAATCCTTGCATTAAGCATGCAGTGGAGTTGGAGCAGTCCTTCATGGAAGGGGCTTACAACCGTGTGTTGAGTGCTCGACAGACAGTGCCACATGAGACTTACGTCTACTTCATGGATCTTCTGGCAAAGACAGTCAG AGATGAAATATCTGGCTGTAGTGAAAAGGCTTATGATTTCCTTGCAATTAGTGATGCGCAGAAAATGTTGTTGTTCTCTTCTGAACAAGAACTATTGGAGTACATTAAGGAG GAGCATTCTGAGTGGGAGATAAAGAATGGTTTCGTGTATCTCCAGAAGGCAAAAGAATCTACACCATGCAAGGAAATACCTTCTCTGCAATTGATCAACCAGACACTCAGTTATGCGAGAGAATTGGAGCGGATTGTGTAA
- the LOC142641341 gene encoding protein ABIL2-like isoform X2, which yields MTQAKNTLFMESVDSSSYVSAKPESSHHDELFMQQRLHFSDSLKDLKNLRKQLYSAAEHFEVSYSKEDQNYMQITPRVVESLKDYVIKALVNTVDHMGSLAYKVNGFLDASICELSRTELRLSCNEQRIGTCQCFIDHGGLFQQSLALRFPKHHKRYILPAGATTDAVDQSQAMHHIAKEDFCQFRSAAQETTSEISPTAVRKGHSVIRSAQSSSRPGTFQFTKVASKKALENRAVSPYRFSFLRSGSLVKKSSAINSYTANQRFPSEPRRQISLPVHVEQVGTKDIGQHSGKTNRLFKALLSMNKSKREGVLYKYLDEN from the exons ATGACTCAG GCCAAAAATACTCTTTTCATGGAAAGTGTGGATTCTTCCTCTTATGTTTCTGCAAAGCCAGAATCTTCCCATCATGATGAACTCTTCATGCAGCAAAGATTGCACTTTTCAGATAGTCTCAAG GACTTGAAGAATCTGAGGAAACAGTTGTACTCAGCAGCAGAGCATTTTGAAGTATCTTACAGTAAAGAAGATcaaaattacatgcaaatcacCCCaag AGTTGTGGAAAGCTTGAAAGATTATGTCATTAAAGCTTTGGTGAATACCGTGGACCACATGGGTTCTTTGGCATACAAGGTTAATGGATTTTTGGATGCAAGTATCTGTGAGCTATCTAGAACTGAGCTTAGGTTGTCTTGCAATGAACAG AGAATCGGAACATGCCAATGCTTCATTGATCATGGGGGCCTTTTCCAACAATCATTAGCACTAAGATTTCCAAAGCATCATAAGCGGTACATCCTACCAG CTGGGGCAACCACGGATGCTGTTGACCAGTCTCAAGCTATGCATCACATTGCTAAAGAGGACTTCTGTCAGTTTAGAAGTG CTGCTCAGGAAACAACCAGTGAGATCTCTCCAACAGCAGTCAG AAAAGGGCACTCTGTGATAAGGTCTGCACAATCTTCCTCAAGACCTGGAACTTTCCAATTCACAAAAGTTGCATCCAAGAAAGCACTCG AGAATCGAGCAGTCTCACCatatcgcttttctttcttacGTTCTGGATCACTTGTTAAGAAATCAAGTGCTATAAACTCATATACTGCCAATCAACGG TTCCCATCAGAGCCCCGGAGACAAATTTCATTGCCTGTTCATGTTGAACAAGTTGGGACTAAAGATATTGGACAACATTCTGGAAAAACCAATCGGCTGTTTAAGGCCTTGCTTAGCATGAACAAGTCTAAAAGGGAAGGTGTACTGTACAAATACTTGgatgagaattga
- the LOC142624303 gene encoding uncharacterized protein LOC142624303 translates to MTYGAEAVIPLEIGFPALRIDQFSIDENNRLLSGSLDVVGERREVVAVRMTHYQQRLKQGYDKGLKLRPLAPGDLVLRKVVGTAKNPSWGKLGPNWEGYTE, encoded by the coding sequence ATGACCTATGGGGCAGAAGCAGTAATCCCTCTAGAGATAGGGTTCCCAGCCCTGAGAATTGATCAGTTCAGCATTGATGAAAATAACCGTTTACTCTCGGGCAGCTTAGACGTGGTTGGCGAAAGAAGAGAAGTGGTTGCAGTAAGGATGACACATTATCAGCAGAGGCTTAAGCAAGGATATGATAAGGGATTAAAGTTAAGGCCACTGGCCCCAGGAGATTTAGTTTTGAGAAAGGTGGTGGGGACTGCAAAGAACCCATCCTGGGGGAAATTGGGCCCCAATTGGGAAGGCTATACCGAATAA
- the LOC142621733 gene encoding small ribosomal subunit protein bS6c gives MASTSLTSTLTHSSSNSPFFPIPLSQFPSPPLVSFSHSLRPFPSNPKPFTFTLQNRTNLGLPIRAQTLDFSGSFFEGGFGSDEDPPSPPGPGLTAAEEKEAPQCPPGLRQYETMAVLRPDMSEDERLTLTQKYEELLVAGGGMYVEVFNRGVIPLAYSIMKKNKAGESNNYLDGIYLLFTYFTKPESLSILEQKLKTDDDVIRSMSFKIRKRKY, from the exons ATGGCTTCCACTTCCCTCACttccactctcactcactcttcCTCAAATTCCCCATTTTTCCCCATCCCACTTTCCCAATTCCCATCTCCACCCCTCGTCTCCTTCTCCCATTCCCTTAGGCCATTCccttcaaacccaaaacccttcACTTTCACACTCCAAAACAGAACCAATCTTGGATTGCCCATCAGAGCTCAGACTCTGGACTTCTCGGGCTCGTTCTTTGAAGGCGGGTTCGGGTCGGACGAGGACCCGCCTTCACCGCCTGGGCCGGGCTTGACGGCTGCGGAGGAGAAGGAGGCCCCACAGTGCCCACCTGGGCTTCGACAGTACGAGACCATGGCGGTTCTTAGGCCCGACATGTCCGAGGATGAGAGACTGACTCTGACCCAGAAGTACGAAGAG TTGCTTGTTGCTGGGGGTGGCATGTATGTGGAGGTATTTAACCGAGGGGTAATTCCACTGGCCTATAGCataatgaagaaaaacaaagcTGGGGAATCTAACAATTACTTGGATGGTATCTATCTTCTCTTCACCTACTTCACAAAGCCTGAGTCCCTGTCAATTCTTGAGCAGAAGCTAAAAACAGATGATGATGTTATCCGATCAatgagtttcaaaataaggaaGAGGAAGTATTAG
- the LOC142609156 gene encoding uncharacterized protein LOC142609156 isoform X2: MAEVKRWSVTYTKHVRQKRKVYQDGFLDLHFSTNKVMLYDDCEKLLECRILKKEEAVSCGETLTFNAYLIDVGEPEGDHKPTISGLNCQGRDEKITEKPSHWHGQKFRNHSVSFDRKNNVEMNKARPTLSPSQKIIREFKKRELHKYKSPQSSPDTKKPSATEWQVLYTTQVTQKAKKYHDGFLRLPTGGTVGKQVMLFDASRKLLDSRFLKKDEVIRSGESVAFDGHLVEVGELDGDHKPLMDLNVQGNNLNVVKKNGIMYGQENCINLNKPVGQEFKKSELDKYGAPKSSQDTENTSLTEWQVLYTTQLTQKAKKYHDGFLGLAISGSLGRQVLLYDASRKLIDSRFLKKGEAIRSGESIAFDAHLIDIGEPEGNHKSPADLIHLNIQGKDGNVIKKSGLMQGQQDCHKDRKSIVKEWHALYTSQITQKAKKYHNGILKIAFCGSFRMQVTLLNEDKTILSSKFLSLSEDVRMGSLLELPKYLVEVGEPYVSPEGAQQINAHLEKDLDSKFGISSVDEIKLSSRVPTDKPLRDAHKILSFLQKPTAWESNVVGNMDDCKIEPASSTKGHRVSDAIVLDSPEDGEIVRPSWQCHESTQNAGVVESSQNLGMGESSKNIGIGNSPDLMSWEAISSCNGSELSKGVNHGNSHQTKLKLTPSGVMEILLLVNQASLLLLLMVLLMM, from the exons GTCATGCTCTACGATGATTGCGAGAAGCTATTGGAATGCAGGATCTTGAAGAAGGAGGAAGCAGTTAGCTGTGGTGAAACACTGACATTCAATGCATATCTCATTGATGTTGGCGAACCCGAGGGTGATCATAAGCCTACAATATCTGGTTTGAATTGTCAAGGAAGAGATGAGAAAATCACTGAGAAACCGAGTCATTGGCATGGACAAAAGTTCAGGAATCATTCGGTTTCTTTTG ATAGAAAGAACAATGTGGAGATGAACAAAGCAAGGCCAACTTTGAGCCCGTCACAGAAGATTATTAGAG AGTTTAAGAAGAGAGAACTGCACAAGTATAAATCACCACAGAGTAGTCCAGATACAAAAAAACCAAGCGCAACAG AATGGCAGGTTCTGTACACTACACAAGTAACTCAAAAGGCCAAAAAGTATCATGATGGATTTCTACGACTTCCAACAGGCGGAACTGTTGGGAAGCAG GTGATGCTATTTGATGCAAGCAGAAAACTATTAGATAGCAGGTTCCTTAAGAAAGATGAAGTAATAAGATCTGGTGAATCAGTAGCTTTTGATGGTCATTTGGTTGAAGTTGGAGAACTTGATGGAGACCATAAACCTCTCATGGATTTGAATGTTCAAGGAAACAATCTCAATGTTGTTAAGAAAAATGGGATAATGTATGGACAAGAGAACTGTATTAACCTCAATAAACCTGTTGGCCAAG AGTTCAAGAAGAGTGAACTGGACAAGTATGGAGCACCGAAGAGTAGTCAAGATACCGAAAATACTAGTTTAACAG AATGGCAGGTCCTGTACACTACACAATTAACTCAAAAAGCCAAGAAGTATCATGACGGTTTCTTGGGACTTGCAATTTCCGGCTCCCTGGGGAGGCAG GTGTTGCTATATGATGCAAGTAGGAAACTTATAGATAGCAGGTTTCTGAAGAAAGGTGAAGCTATAAGATCTGGTGAATCAATAGCATTTGATGCTCATTTGATTGACATTGGAGAACCTGAAGGAAACCATAAATCTCCAGCAGATTTGATTCATTTGAATATTCAAGGGAAAGATGGAAATGTCATTAAAAAATCAGGGTTAATGCAGGGGCAACAGGATTGTCATAAAGACAGAAAATCCATTGTAAAGG AATGGCATGCTCTATATACTAGTCAGATAACTCAAAAGGCCAAGAAATATCACAATGGAATCCTCAAAATTGCCTTTTGTGGCTCTTTCCGGATGCAG GTTACCTTACTGAATGAAGATAAAACCATCCTGAGCAGTAAATTCCTCAGTTTATCAGAAGATGTGAGAATGGGAAGTTTGCTGGAACTACCAAAATATTTGGTGGAGGTTGGTGAGCCATATGTAAGTCCTGAAG GGGCACAGCAAATCAATGCACATTTAGAAAAAGATTTAGATTCAAAATTTGGCATCTCTAGTGTAGATGAGATCAAATTAAGCAGCAGAGTACCTACAGACAAGCCTTTGCGTGATG CCCATAAAATCTTGTCTTTCCTCCAAAAACCTACGGCTTGGGAAAGCAATGTTGTAGGCAATATGGATGACTGCAAAATTGAACCAGCTTCCTCTACTAAGGGACATCGAGTTTCAGATGCTATTGTACTGGATTCTCCTGAAGATGGTGAAATCGTGAGACCATCTTGGCAATGTCATGAATCAACTCAAAATGCAGGTGTCGTGGAATCAAGTCAAAATTTAGGCATGGGAGAATCAAGTAAAAATATTGGCATTGGGAATTCCCCTGATCTTATGTCTTGGGAAG CAATATCTAGTTGTAATGGCAGTGAATTGTCCAAGGGTGTCAACCATGGAAACTCCCACCAG ACAAAGTTGAAGCTGACGCCAAGTGGTGTGATGGAGATTTTGCTTTTGGTAAATCAAGCTTCACTGCTTCTGCTTCTCATGGTCTTATTGATGATGTAA